Proteins encoded together in one Sylvia atricapilla isolate bSylAtr1 chromosome 2, bSylAtr1.pri, whole genome shotgun sequence window:
- the PCDH9 gene encoding protocadherin-9 isoform X3 — MDLRDFYLLAALIACLRLDSAIAQELIYTIREELPENVPIGNIPKDLNISHINAATGTSASLVYRLVSKAGDAPLVKVSSNTGEIFTTSNRIDREKLCAGASYAEENECFFELEVVILPNDFFRLIKIKIIVKDTNDNAPMFPSPVINISIPENTLINSRFPIPSATDPDTGFNGVQHYELLNGQSVFGLDIVETPEGEKWPQLIVQQNLDREQKDTYVMKIKVEDGGTPQKSSTAILQVTVSDVNDNRPVFKESQIEVHIPENAPVGTSVIQLHATDADIGSNAEIRYIFGAQVAPATKRFFALNNTTGLITVQRSLDREETAIHKVTVLASDGSSTPARATVTINVTDVNDNPPNIDLRYIISPINGTVYLSEKDPINTKIALITVSDKDTDVNGKVICFIEREVPFHLKAVYDNQYLLETSSLLDYEGTKEFSFKIVASDSGKPSLNQTALVRVKLEDENDNPPIFSQPVIELSVSENNRRGLYLTTISATDEDSGKNADIVYQLGPNASFFDLDRKTGVLTASRVFDREEQERFIFTVTARDNGTPPLQSQAAVIVTVLDENDNSPKFTHNHFQFFVSENLPKYSTVGVITVTDADAGENKAVTLSILNDNENFVLDPYSGVIKSNVSFDREQQSSYTFDVKAVDGGQPPRSSTAKVTINVMDVNDNSPVVIYPPSNTSFKLVPLSAIPGSVVAEVFAVDIDTGMNAELKYTIVSGNSKGLFRIDPVTGNITLEEKPTPNDVGLHRLVVNISDLGYPKSLHTLVLVFLYVNDTAGNASYIYDLIRRTMETPLDRNIGDSSQPYQNEDYLTIMIAIVAGAMVVIVVIFVTVLVRCRHASRFKAAQRSKQGAEWMSPNQENKQNKKKKRKKRKSPKSSLLNFVTIEESKPDDAVHEPINGTISLPAELEEQSIGRFDWGTAPPSTFKPNSPDLAKHYKSASPQSAFHLKPDTPVSVKKHHVIQELPLDNTFVGGCDTLSKRSSTSSDHFSASECSSQGGFKTKGPLHTRQCSPSSP, encoded by the coding sequence aTGGACCTGAGGGATTTTTACCTGTTGGCCGCTTTGATTGCCTGTTTAAGACTGGATTCTGCTATAGCTCAAGAACTTATTTACACTATTAGAGAGGAGCTGCCTGAAAACGTGCCCATAGGGAACATACCAAAGGACCTGAACATTTCTCATATCAATGCTGCCACAGGGACCAGTGCCAGCCTTGTCTACAGACTGGTGTCTAAAGCAGGGGATGCACCTCTGGTCAAAGTGTCCAGTAACACGGGGGAAATCTTTACAACATCTAACAGAATAGACAGAGAAAAACTATGTGCTGGAGCTTCctatgcagaagaaaatgagtgTTTCTTTGAACTTGAAGTGGTCATTCTCCCCAATGACTTTTTTAGGCtgatcaaaataaaaatcattgtAAAGGATACTAATGACAATGCACCTATGTTTCCATCCCCTGTCATCAATATCTCCATCCCAGAAAACACTCTGATCAACAGTCGCTTTCCAATCCCATCAGCAACAGATCCTGACACAGGTTTCAATGGTGTGCAGCACTATGAGTTGTTAAACGGGCAGAGTGTCTTTGGACTGGATATTGTAGAAACTCCAGAAGGGGAGAAATGGCCTCAGCTGATTGTGCAGCAGAACTTGGACAGAGAGCAGAAGGACACCTACGTGATGAAAATCAAAGTGGAGGATGGAGGTACCCCCCAGAAATCCAGCACAGCTATCCTGCAAGTCACAGTAAGTGATGTCAATGATAACAGGCCAGTCTTTAAAGAGAGTCAAATAGAGGTCCATATACCAGAGAATGCCCCTGTAGGCACCTCTGTAATTCAGCTTCATGCTACAGATGCTGATATAGGAAGCAATGCAGAAATCAGATATATTTTTGGTGCCCAAGTCGCCCCTGCAACCAAaagattttttgctttaaacaaCACCACAGGGCTGATTACAGTTCAGAGGTCCTTAGATCGAGAAGAGACTGCTATTCACAAAGTGACAGTGCTGGCTAGTGATGGTAGCTCTACACCAGCGCGGGCAACTGTCACCATCAATGTCACTGATGTAAACGATAACCCTCCTAACATAGACCTCAGGTACATAATAAGTCCCATCAATGGCACAGTGTACTTATCTGAGAAAGATCCTATCAATACAAAGATTGCCCTAATTACAGTTTCAGATAAGGACACTGATGTGAATGGCAAAGTGATCTGTTTCATTGAGAGAGAGGTCCCCTTCCACTTGAAAGCAGTTTATGACAACCAGTATTTGTTAGAGACCTCTTCCTTGTTGGACTATGAGGGCACCAAAGAATTCAGCTTTAAAATTGTGGCTTCTGATTCTGGCAAGCCCAGTTTGAACCAGACTGCCCTGGTAAGAGTTAAGTTGGAGGATGAGAATGACAACCCTCCGATTTTCAGCCAGCCTGTAATTGAGCTgtcagtttctgaaaacaaccGGCGTGGTCTATACTTAACAACTATTAGTGCCACAGATGAAGACAGTGGGAAAAATGCAGACATTGTTTATCAGCTTGGTCCTAATGCCTCCTTTTTCGATCTGGATCGAAAGACAGGAGTTTTGACAGCCTCCAGAGTTTTtgacagagaagagcaggaacGTTTCATTTTCACTGTTACAGCCCGAGACAATGGCACCCCTCCTTTGCAGAGTCAAGCGGCTGTAATTGTTACTGTGTTGGACGAAAATGACAACAGTCCCAAATTTACTCATAATCATTTCCAGTTTTTCGTATCAGAGAACTTACCAAAGTATAGCACGGTGGGGGTGATCACAGTGACTGATGCGGATGCCggggaaaataaagcagtgaCCCTTTCTATCCTGAATGACAATGAAAACTTTGTGCTGGATCCATACTCTGGAGTTATAAAGTCCAACGTTTCTTTTGATCGGGAACAGCAGAGCTCTTACACCTTTGATGTTAAGGCAGTGGATGGAGGGCAACCTCCTCGCTCTTCTACAGCGAAAGTAACAATAAACGTGATGGATGTTAATGATAACAGTCCTGTTGTCATCTACCCACCTTCTAATACTTCTTTTAAGCTAGTGCCACTCTCAGCAATTCCAGGATCGGTGGTAGCCGAAGTCTTTGCTGTGGATATAGACACTGGCATGAACGCTGAGCTGAAGTACACAATTGTAAGCGGTAATAGCAAGGGTTTGTTTCGGATTGATCCAGTGACGGGGAATATCACTCTGGAAGAAAAACCAACTCCTAACGACGTGGGGCTGCATCGCTTAGTTGTCAACATAAGTGATTTGGGTTATCCCAAATCCCTACATACTCTTGtgcttgtatttttatatgttaaTGATACTGCTGGAAATGCCTCTTATATTTATGACTTGATACGCAGGACTATGGAAACACCTTTGGATCGGAACATAGGGGACAGTAGCCAACCCTACCAAAACGAGGACTATCTCACAATCATGATTGCTATTGTGGCGGGTGCCATGGTTGTCATAGTGGTGATATTTGTCACAGTTCTTGTTCGCTGTCGACACGCCTCCAGATTCAAAGCTGCCCAGAGGAGCAAGCAAGGTGCTGAGTGGATGTCTCCCAatcaggaaaacaagcaaaacaagaaaaagaaaaggaagaaaaggaaatctcCAAAGAGCTCCCTTTTGAACTTTGTGACCATTGAGGAGTCCAAACCTGATGATGCAGTTCATGAACCTATCAACGGGACAATAAGccttccagcagagctggaggagcaaaGTATAGGAAGATTTGATTGGGGCACAGCGCCACCATCAACCTTTAAGCCTAACAGTCCTGATCTTGCCAAGCATTACAAATCTGCCTCTCCTCAGTCTGCTTTTCATCTCAAACCTGACACTCCAGTTTCAGTGAAAAAGCACCATGTGATTCAGGAACTCCCGTTGGACAACACCTTTGTTGGTGGTTGTGACACCCTTTCCAAACGCTCTTCCACTAGTTCAGATCACTTCAGTGCCTCAGAGTGCAGTTCCCAAGGAGGCTTCAAGACAAAGGGCCCCTTACACACCAGACAG
- the PCDH9 gene encoding protocadherin-9 isoform X2 — protein sequence MDLRDFYLLAALIACLRLDSAIAQELIYTIREELPENVPIGNIPKDLNISHINAATGTSASLVYRLVSKAGDAPLVKVSSNTGEIFTTSNRIDREKLCAGASYAEENECFFELEVVILPNDFFRLIKIKIIVKDTNDNAPMFPSPVINISIPENTLINSRFPIPSATDPDTGFNGVQHYELLNGQSVFGLDIVETPEGEKWPQLIVQQNLDREQKDTYVMKIKVEDGGTPQKSSTAILQVTVSDVNDNRPVFKESQIEVHIPENAPVGTSVIQLHATDADIGSNAEIRYIFGAQVAPATKRFFALNNTTGLITVQRSLDREETAIHKVTVLASDGSSTPARATVTINVTDVNDNPPNIDLRYIISPINGTVYLSEKDPINTKIALITVSDKDTDVNGKVICFIEREVPFHLKAVYDNQYLLETSSLLDYEGTKEFSFKIVASDSGKPSLNQTALVRVKLEDENDNPPIFSQPVIELSVSENNRRGLYLTTISATDEDSGKNADIVYQLGPNASFFDLDRKTGVLTASRVFDREEQERFIFTVTARDNGTPPLQSQAAVIVTVLDENDNSPKFTHNHFQFFVSENLPKYSTVGVITVTDADAGENKAVTLSILNDNENFVLDPYSGVIKSNVSFDREQQSSYTFDVKAVDGGQPPRSSTAKVTINVMDVNDNSPVVIYPPSNTSFKLVPLSAIPGSVVAEVFAVDIDTGMNAELKYTIVSGNSKGLFRIDPVTGNITLEEKPTPNDVGLHRLVVNISDLGYPKSLHTLVLVFLYVNDTAGNASYIYDLIRRTMETPLDRNIGDSSQPYQNEDYLTIMIAIVAGAMVVIVVIFVTVLVRCRHASRFKAAQRSKQGAEWMSPNQENKQNKKKKRKKRKSPKSSLLNFVTIEESKPDDAVHEPINGTISLPAELEEQSIGRFDWGTAPPSTFKPNSPDLAKHYKSASPQSAFHLKPDTPVSVKKHHVIQELPLDNTFVGGCDTLSKRSSTSSDHFSASECSSQGGFKTKGPLHTRQPQDEFYDQASPDKRTEADGNSDPNSGESPPLLCLSELLC from the coding sequence aTGGACCTGAGGGATTTTTACCTGTTGGCCGCTTTGATTGCCTGTTTAAGACTGGATTCTGCTATAGCTCAAGAACTTATTTACACTATTAGAGAGGAGCTGCCTGAAAACGTGCCCATAGGGAACATACCAAAGGACCTGAACATTTCTCATATCAATGCTGCCACAGGGACCAGTGCCAGCCTTGTCTACAGACTGGTGTCTAAAGCAGGGGATGCACCTCTGGTCAAAGTGTCCAGTAACACGGGGGAAATCTTTACAACATCTAACAGAATAGACAGAGAAAAACTATGTGCTGGAGCTTCctatgcagaagaaaatgagtgTTTCTTTGAACTTGAAGTGGTCATTCTCCCCAATGACTTTTTTAGGCtgatcaaaataaaaatcattgtAAAGGATACTAATGACAATGCACCTATGTTTCCATCCCCTGTCATCAATATCTCCATCCCAGAAAACACTCTGATCAACAGTCGCTTTCCAATCCCATCAGCAACAGATCCTGACACAGGTTTCAATGGTGTGCAGCACTATGAGTTGTTAAACGGGCAGAGTGTCTTTGGACTGGATATTGTAGAAACTCCAGAAGGGGAGAAATGGCCTCAGCTGATTGTGCAGCAGAACTTGGACAGAGAGCAGAAGGACACCTACGTGATGAAAATCAAAGTGGAGGATGGAGGTACCCCCCAGAAATCCAGCACAGCTATCCTGCAAGTCACAGTAAGTGATGTCAATGATAACAGGCCAGTCTTTAAAGAGAGTCAAATAGAGGTCCATATACCAGAGAATGCCCCTGTAGGCACCTCTGTAATTCAGCTTCATGCTACAGATGCTGATATAGGAAGCAATGCAGAAATCAGATATATTTTTGGTGCCCAAGTCGCCCCTGCAACCAAaagattttttgctttaaacaaCACCACAGGGCTGATTACAGTTCAGAGGTCCTTAGATCGAGAAGAGACTGCTATTCACAAAGTGACAGTGCTGGCTAGTGATGGTAGCTCTACACCAGCGCGGGCAACTGTCACCATCAATGTCACTGATGTAAACGATAACCCTCCTAACATAGACCTCAGGTACATAATAAGTCCCATCAATGGCACAGTGTACTTATCTGAGAAAGATCCTATCAATACAAAGATTGCCCTAATTACAGTTTCAGATAAGGACACTGATGTGAATGGCAAAGTGATCTGTTTCATTGAGAGAGAGGTCCCCTTCCACTTGAAAGCAGTTTATGACAACCAGTATTTGTTAGAGACCTCTTCCTTGTTGGACTATGAGGGCACCAAAGAATTCAGCTTTAAAATTGTGGCTTCTGATTCTGGCAAGCCCAGTTTGAACCAGACTGCCCTGGTAAGAGTTAAGTTGGAGGATGAGAATGACAACCCTCCGATTTTCAGCCAGCCTGTAATTGAGCTgtcagtttctgaaaacaaccGGCGTGGTCTATACTTAACAACTATTAGTGCCACAGATGAAGACAGTGGGAAAAATGCAGACATTGTTTATCAGCTTGGTCCTAATGCCTCCTTTTTCGATCTGGATCGAAAGACAGGAGTTTTGACAGCCTCCAGAGTTTTtgacagagaagagcaggaacGTTTCATTTTCACTGTTACAGCCCGAGACAATGGCACCCCTCCTTTGCAGAGTCAAGCGGCTGTAATTGTTACTGTGTTGGACGAAAATGACAACAGTCCCAAATTTACTCATAATCATTTCCAGTTTTTCGTATCAGAGAACTTACCAAAGTATAGCACGGTGGGGGTGATCACAGTGACTGATGCGGATGCCggggaaaataaagcagtgaCCCTTTCTATCCTGAATGACAATGAAAACTTTGTGCTGGATCCATACTCTGGAGTTATAAAGTCCAACGTTTCTTTTGATCGGGAACAGCAGAGCTCTTACACCTTTGATGTTAAGGCAGTGGATGGAGGGCAACCTCCTCGCTCTTCTACAGCGAAAGTAACAATAAACGTGATGGATGTTAATGATAACAGTCCTGTTGTCATCTACCCACCTTCTAATACTTCTTTTAAGCTAGTGCCACTCTCAGCAATTCCAGGATCGGTGGTAGCCGAAGTCTTTGCTGTGGATATAGACACTGGCATGAACGCTGAGCTGAAGTACACAATTGTAAGCGGTAATAGCAAGGGTTTGTTTCGGATTGATCCAGTGACGGGGAATATCACTCTGGAAGAAAAACCAACTCCTAACGACGTGGGGCTGCATCGCTTAGTTGTCAACATAAGTGATTTGGGTTATCCCAAATCCCTACATACTCTTGtgcttgtatttttatatgttaaTGATACTGCTGGAAATGCCTCTTATATTTATGACTTGATACGCAGGACTATGGAAACACCTTTGGATCGGAACATAGGGGACAGTAGCCAACCCTACCAAAACGAGGACTATCTCACAATCATGATTGCTATTGTGGCGGGTGCCATGGTTGTCATAGTGGTGATATTTGTCACAGTTCTTGTTCGCTGTCGACACGCCTCCAGATTCAAAGCTGCCCAGAGGAGCAAGCAAGGTGCTGAGTGGATGTCTCCCAatcaggaaaacaagcaaaacaagaaaaagaaaaggaagaaaaggaaatctcCAAAGAGCTCCCTTTTGAACTTTGTGACCATTGAGGAGTCCAAACCTGATGATGCAGTTCATGAACCTATCAACGGGACAATAAGccttccagcagagctggaggagcaaaGTATAGGAAGATTTGATTGGGGCACAGCGCCACCATCAACCTTTAAGCCTAACAGTCCTGATCTTGCCAAGCATTACAAATCTGCCTCTCCTCAGTCTGCTTTTCATCTCAAACCTGACACTCCAGTTTCAGTGAAAAAGCACCATGTGATTCAGGAACTCCCGTTGGACAACACCTTTGTTGGTGGTTGTGACACCCTTTCCAAACGCTCTTCCACTAGTTCAGATCACTTCAGTGCCTCAGAGTGCAGTTCCCAAGGAGGCTTCAAGACAAAGGGCCCCTTACACACCAGACAG